One genomic window of Biomphalaria glabrata chromosome 9, xgBioGlab47.1, whole genome shotgun sequence includes the following:
- the LOC106056689 gene encoding O-acyltransferase like protein-like, whose protein sequence is MPSRSILKIIFTLALSVFMNKLVFCEADDTILFPDPETYPGTFTRLNHISQSHGHSNYQEILKLYYSLFLDKELFGKAGIIGSSILSISAGSRNAFDGSSGASEINDTDIEEALSSERSQRPGIPFVGSSQNNCFVDVQRLFKNVKENEWTWPFLDSWGKPGPSILLGRLIFVGSYKECRSSKAPPPLPDEGGSAFKGNYCVLNFAAKPGLGTMSLTQASLFGSLPLQIGSCMPDSCTESEITGIVQEGLNLLNVSSSLVAMPTECRSDQREYTSATVASIVLLSIILALLVCGTLFDLLVIQRPKWAAQDQGDDCVDSGLENAFSAQSRFNYLSIPDVERTIEEEVTSRDQAPMNGDSLRSREELYNTSGTVLLKEDEPLLRKAKIEPKASTCYGVLSQILLSFSVYTNGSKVLNTSQPPGSLTAVNGIRCLSMSWVVLAHVFDFGLPTAANVVDELPVRLRQWTADAISNAFVSVDTFFTLSGLLVAYLTTKEISKKGWKIRWGLFYFHRFWRLTPPYMLVLLSVLGLQRFMGSGAMWSTVQPSDKSGCEKNWWTNLLYINNLVNTDASCFGHSWYLANDMQFFILSPLMLIPFYFNVYAGLLSCGIFLLAQWITTGVLSSDNEWSPTLIGLNIKVKPGSLDYMIHYYITPYCRMGPYIVGILAGYFLAVNNGRVRLNKVTAFIGWAVSIASGLAIVYGLRGDVGGENPSSVGAAALYNAVARSAWGACVCWVIIACSSGYGGPVNTLLSWSPFVALSRLTYMAYLIHPCLLNVYYGNQESLYNLNDTNTVVTYLGILLFTYVASFVLMLGLESPWIGLEKVFLKNSRR, encoded by the exons ATGCCTTCAAGAAGTATACTTAAGATAATATTTACACTTGCTTTGTCGGTTTTCATGAATAAATTAGTCTTTTGTGAGGCAGACGACACGATTCTATTTCCAGATCCGGAGACATATCCAGGGACTTTCACCAGGTTAAACCACATTTCTCAAAGTCATGGCCACTCAAACTATCAAGAAATACTCAAACTGTACTATAGTCTCTTTTTAGACAAAGAGCTTTTCGGAAAGGCAGGAATCATTGGAAGTTCTATTTTAAGTATTTCCGCCGGATCCAGAAATGCTTTCGATGGATCGAGTGGGGCATCTGAAATAAATGATACGGATATTGAAGAGGCTTTGAGCAGCGAAAGGTCTCAGCGTCCAGGCATTCCATTTGTTGGTTCAAGTCAGAATAATTGTTTCGTTGACGTCCAGCGTCTTTTTAAGAACGTTAAAGAAAACGAGTGGACATGGCCTT TTCTAGACTCATGGGGCAAACCAGGACCGTCCATTCTCTTGGGGCGACTTATATTTGTAGGGAGTTACAAGGAATGCAGAAGTTCAAAAGCGCCCCCTCCTCTGCCGGATGAAGGTGGCAGTGCTTTCAAGGGGAACTACTGTGTCTTGAACTTTGCGGCCAag CCAGGACTCGGCACGATGTCATTGACACAAGCCTCGCTGTTTGGATCGCTACCTCTTCAGATTGGCTCGTGTATGCCTGACAGTTGTACTGAAAGCGAGATCACAGGCATCGTCCAAgaag GTTTGAATTTATTAAATGTCTCTTCGAGTTTAGTTGCCATGCCAACAGAATGCCGCTCGGACCAGAGGGAGTATACTAGTGCCACTGTAGCCTCAAT CGTTCTTTTGTCCATCATTTTGGCATTACTGGTATGCGGCACTCTTTTCGACCTTCTGGTCATTCAACGACCGAAATGGGCTGCCCAGGATCAAGGTGACGACTGCGTGGACTCTGGCCTGGAGAATGCGTTCAGTGCACAAAGCAGGTTCAACTACCTTTCTATCCCTGACGTGGAGAGGACCATCGAAGAGGAAGTGACGTCGCGTGACCAGGCGCCCATGAATGGAGACAGCCTCAGAAGCAGGGAGGAGCTATACAACACGTCTGGGACAGTGCTGTTGAAAGAGGACGAACCATTGCTTAGGAAAGCAAAGATAGAGCCCAAAGCTAGCACTTGTTATG gTGTGTTGTCCCAGATTTTATTGTCCTTCTCTGTATACACCAACGGTTCTAAAGTTCTGAACACATCACAGCCTCCTGGATCACTGACGGCTGTCAACGGTATTCGATGTCTCAGCATGTCGTGGGTGGTGCTGGCGCATGTCTTCGACTTCGGACTTCCCACTGCAG cCAATGTTGTTGACGAACTACCAGTCCGGTTGAGACAGTGGACTGCTGACGCCATCTCTAACGCGTTCGTGTCTGTTGATACTTTCTTTACGCTAAG TGGTCTATTGGTGGCCTACTTGACAACTAAAGAGATATCCAAGAAAGGTTGGAAGATCAGATGGGGACTGTTTTACTTTCATAGATTTTGGAG GTTAACCCCTCCATACATGCTGGTACTTTTGAGTGTCCTGGGTCTGCAGAGGTTTATGGGATCCGGCGCCATGTGGTCAACGGTCCAGCCATCTGACAAGAGTGGCTGCGAAAAGAACTGGTGGACCAATCTATTGTACATCAACAATCTGGTCAACACAGATGCATCG tgTTTTGGTCACTCCTGGTACTTAGCTAATGATATGCAATTCTTTATTCTGTCTCCACTGATGCTGATTCCATTTTACTT TAACGTCTACGCTGGGCTCCTCAGCTGCGGGATCTTCTTATTAGCCCAGTGGATCACCACCGGGGTCCTGTCTTCAGACAATGAGTGGAGTCCAACATTGATCGGGCTGAACATAAAAGTCAA GCCTGGTTCACTGGATTATATGATTCACTATTACATTACGCCTTACTGTCGAATGGGTCCGTACATTGTCGGCATTTTAGCTGGATATTTTTTAGCTGTGAACAATGGTCGAGTTCGCCTGAACAAG gTTACAGCTTTCATCGGCTGGGCGGTAAGCATAGCTTCCGGGCTGGCTATTGTTTACGGTCTGCGTGGCGACGTTGGTGGAGAGAATCCGAGCAGCGTGGGCGCTGCAGCTCTTTACAACGCCGTGGCCAGATCGGCTTGGGGCGCTTGTGTTTGTTGGGTCATCATCGCTTGTTCCTCTGGTTATGGAG GTCCTGTAAATACTCTGTTGTCATGGTCACCGTTTGTAGCATTGAGTCGCCTGACGTACATGGCCTACCTCATACATccatgtttgttaaatgtttacTATGGAAACCAAGAGTCTCTATACAATCTAAACGACACCAACACA GTGGTCACGTATCTTGGCATCCTACTTTTCACCTACGTGGCATCGTTCGTACTCATGCTTGGCTTGGAGTCACCCTGGATCGGCCTGGAAAAAGTGTTCCTTAAAAACAGCAGACGTTAa